The Geobacter sp. AOG2 genome includes a window with the following:
- a CDS encoding FMN-dependent NADH-azoreductase, whose amino-acid sequence MAKLLYVTCNLKSEELSCSLTVGKEFLKEYIKHNPEDEVQFLNLYRDKIQQIDADVLNGLKKMRCGGNFDSLTQTEQQKIEQISNHADQFISADKYVFVTPMYNLGFPAEFKMYIDAICVAGKTFAYTPTGPIGLLKNKGKKCFHIHSSGGFHYGKDEDHSVPYLKSLMQFLGVDSFEAIVIEGVDAYPDRAQEFKNLAISKAYYAANNF is encoded by the coding sequence ATGGCAAAACTACTTTATGTTACATGTAATTTGAAATCTGAAGAATTATCTTGCAGCCTTACGGTTGGAAAAGAGTTTTTGAAAGAATACATCAAGCACAATCCTGAGGATGAAGTGCAATTTCTGAATCTTTATCGTGACAAGATACAACAAATTGATGCTGATGTGTTAAATGGCTTGAAAAAAATGCGATGCGGCGGAAACTTTGATTCTCTAACGCAGACTGAACAACAAAAAATTGAACAGATTTCGAATCATGCTGACCAGTTCATTTCGGCAGACAAATATGTATTTGTGACTCCAATGTATAATCTTGGGTTTCCCGCTGAGTTCAAAATGTATATAGATGCGATCTGTGTGGCCGGTAAAACTTTTGCTTATACACCAACTGGCCCTATAGGGCTTCTGAAAAATAAGGGTAAAAAGTGTTTCCATATTCATTCTTCTGGCGGTTTTCATTATGGGAAAGATGAGGACCACTCAGTACCGTATCTTAAATCATTAATGCAGTTTTTGGGGGTTGACAGCTTTGAAGCAATCGTGATCGAAGGCGTTGATGCTTATCCTGATCGTGCACAAGAATTTAAAAACTTAGCAATATCAAAAGCCTATTACGCCGCAAACAATTTTTAA